A stretch of Phragmites australis chromosome 12, lpPhrAust1.1, whole genome shotgun sequence DNA encodes these proteins:
- the LOC133887345 gene encoding uncharacterized protein At1g08160-like: MQPSSSSPSSSSHPPDHPNSKPPPPPPPAMGYPANPTPTPNPNHAAYFAAPPPPPANGNAAAFGVAYPYPAPPHNHPAPPHPYHHNPYPPPPHHYYPPHPPPPTCLRRLLVLVVGAFLLLGAATFIVWLLLRPRVPVFSLTSLTLSRVAYSPTNSTLSASFDAALLAANPNSKLSVTYFSPLASVSFVPSSPIAVASLPPFSQVPRNTTTLAFRLVADDAYVGPDDASALKSGTGGTVEVEVRLVAVAVFDRGGWRTRRRVVRVTCDGVPVVFRGKNSTESAFNGPARRCDVVL, encoded by the coding sequence ATGcagccctcctcctcctccccgtcgtCGTCCTCCCACCCTCCCGACCACCCCAACTCCAAGCCCCCGCCCCCTCCGCCCCCCGCCATGGGCTACCCCGCcaaccccacccccacccccaacCCCAACCACGCCGCCTActtcgccgcgccgccgcctccccccgCCAACGGCAACGCCGCGGCCTTCGGCGTCGCGTACCCGTACCCCGCTCCCCCTCACAACCACCCGGCCCCGCCGCACCCCTACCACCACAACCCTTACCCCCCGCCGCCCCATCACTACTACCCTCCCCACCCGCCGCCACCCAcctgcctccgccgcctcctcgtgcTCGTCGTCGGCGCCTTCCTTCTCCTCGGCGCCGCCACCTTCATcgtctggctcctcctccgccctCGCGTACCTGTCTTCTCCCTCACCTCCCTCACCCTCTCCCGCGTCGCCTACTCCCCCACCAACTCCACCCTCTCCGCCTCCTTCGACGCCGCGCTCCTCGCTGCCAACCCCAACTCCAAGCTCTCCGTCACGTACTTCTCCCCGCTCGCATCCGTCTCCTTCGTCCCCTCCTCCCCGATCGCCGTCGCGTCCCTGCCCCCCTTTTCACAGGTCCCCCGCAACACCACCACGCTCGCCTTCCGCCTCGTCGCTGATGATGCCTACGTGGGGCCTGATGATGCGTCCGCGCTCAAGAGCGGGACGGGGGGCACGGTGGAGGTTGAGGTCAGGCTGGTGGCCGTGGCAGTGTTCGATCGTGGAGGCTGGCGCACGCGGCGAAGGGTGGTGAGGGTTACGTGCGATGGCGTGCCGGTCGTTTTCCGCGGGAAAAACTCCACAGAGTCAGCATTCAATGGGCCGGCAAGGCGGTGTGATGTCGTGTTGTGA